Within the Glycine max cultivar Williams 82 chromosome 12, Glycine_max_v4.0, whole genome shotgun sequence genome, the region ttaaatataattttggtatttatttttcaaaatctataattttaatcttcttattttaaaatataaatatttttagtcttcttatttttctaaatccacaattttatttctctattttaaaataaaaatatttaatcttctATTTTTGTAAAATCTGTCATTTTTATCATTCTATTAGACTGAAAATATTAGATTATTAAGAGacaataatagaaattaaacaaataatatgatttcacatcattaaatttgaattatattaaattatttttttaataataaacatttttaaaattttataaaactaaaggattaaatgtctttattttaaGATAGAAAGCcagaattatatattttaaataaaagaacgAAAATTAAgtatttcctttatttatttttacaattatgtATAAACTTgaatttatcatttcaatctattgtttttaatttatgtttgacatttttcttaaagctctttttcttatatattggactttattatgaaaaaattggatatatatttatatagtcATACAAATATTCATATATCTTCTCCATCTGAAGTCTTCATAACCAAGTCACCTAAAATTTcactaataaaagaaaatgtccTCCACCAATTCCACCAGCAATTGAGAGCATCCACATCACTGATAAAAGACAACAGGAGGAACCTTAAAGCTCTCCTCAAGAAAGGGAATGGGCTTATCTCCATCCACAAGGTCCCTATAAAAATCATACTCAGCCTCAAAATCATGCAAGTGAAGCTCCTCCTTCTGGCTAGTATGGTAATGGTGCCTAGCAGAATCTGTTTTCCCAAACCCAAAAATGCTAACCCTATCACAAATCCCCAAAGCCAACATCACAGCCTGCATCCCAGAAGAGTAGTAGTGGAAAAGACCACCTTCATGAGCCTCACCCCACTTCTCCAAACCCTCCCCCACACCACCACTCTCCTCCACGAACCTCTTCATGGAATAGTACTTGGCGATCCTCGAACACAGCACGTCGAACCTAGGATCAGTTACCAGCAATGGAGCCTTGTGAGAAGCATTGCACACAGTGTAGTCCATTAACTGCACCGCTTCACAAATGTATATGACTATCGGAACGCTGTCGCCGTAAGGATGGCAAAAACACCCTCTTTTTCTGGCGCACAAATGTAAGATGTTACCTTTCATGAATGAAATGTTGGTTTTTCTCCCTACCTTGGTTTCGAAGCTATCAACCCTAGCGTTGTTCAATCTTATAACAACCTCGTGGGAATCAATTTTGCTGCCGTGATTTTTGTCAAGTAAAATTCCGCTGTTTCCAACTACGGCGCAAGAggagtatttgtttttgttattggTTTGTAGTTTGTAGTGTAAATCAATTGGGAGCTTAATTGAGCGAGTCAGCTCGGACATGATGCCGGGTTGGAATCGGCGCTTCCGGAACCAGTTTTGGAGGAGACTCCGGAAGTGGAGCCAGTGGCGGAAGTTGAGGAGGTTCTGGATCTCTTGGCTGATGCTCTCCTCGCCGATCTCGGCGGCGGCGTGGCGGAGGAGCGTGGCGTTGAGCTGCGGCAGCGGAAGGTAGCGGATTGGGACGCGGGATTCGAGGTCGATGGAGGGGATGCCATGGCGCAGGATGTCGCGGGAGGTGAGCATGGCGGCGAAGAGGATGATGAGGAGGAGGAGCAGGAATAGGGGGCGAAGGGAGCGTTTCATTGGGAGAGATTAGGTTTTGTGGTTGCTAACTGTGGATTGATGA harbors:
- the LOC100815220 gene encoding beta-1,6-galactosyltransferase GALT29A yields the protein MKRSLRPLFLLLLLIILFAAMLTSRDILRHGIPSIDLESRVPIRYLPLPQLNATLLRHAAAEIGEESISQEIQNLLNFRHWLHFRSLLQNWFRKRRFQPGIMSELTRSIKLPIDLHYKLQTNNKNKYSSCAVVGNSGILLDKNHGSKIDSHEVVIRLNNARVDSFETKVGRKTNISFMKGNILHLCARKRGCFCHPYGDSVPIVIYICEAVQLMDYTVCNASHKAPLLVTDPRFDVLCSRIAKYYSMKRFVEESGGVGEGLEKWGEAHEGGLFHYYSSGMQAVMLALGICDRVSIFGFGKTDSARHHYHTSQKEELHLHDFEAEYDFYRDLVDGDKPIPFLEESFKVPPVVFYQ